The following coding sequences are from one Capsicum annuum cultivar UCD-10X-F1 chromosome 3, UCD10Xv1.1, whole genome shotgun sequence window:
- the LOC107863898 gene encoding exocyst complex component EXO84A, with amino-acid sequence MDAVVTAVAASSTSRFRFPADDDSSDDHSAVDFSSVSSEFDADTQLHSMTAKGITHLCSELLELKRESEEDFQKIIVTSYSAFIGIFEGTKNLESDLLQLKYQVAKQRGLIKDLTNGVFLKFLAEERIESNLEDSLPDYISLCSIIDAHTTEISEILDDLLSEHKLDEAISFLEKEAEFFKDRQMMENPLTDELMCYNSKISEKTSMIADQLTLVAKNPRISAPELQKALVGLRRIGESDLATQLLLKYYHSRIAAVTHGLFFLKSYTREVYLREVSKFLFSMISQAVKSFTLLHGENSPYESELHRWVMEQSAIFSVCFNNYVISMVEPSTGLSTAVEAVQSTMAYCSLLEAQGIELQSYFIENLRPCIREVFQIHIQHFKKVIGIFASSETWVLGKYLVSGILSPDSFSTSSGQLSEYCLLANSGRKFITLNQAILEEVFPLIQLHMEGLILRGLLDLFAEYTGILESALMSQSEVEEVDSRINIAESVEQQVSLLSNLSKLAQIFSNMIRRAFSDTHHLQFEVDNYELFVNENCGRLRSQFCKQLILKSCPLESGHRCSLPPECYTDLEPSASYKELYFALRNLKDHADGALIEMNWLKDLFIELMEMMFDTILDKEEILKITEEHFPNECCGKFIQLTLDIHFLLEIAKWGGYLSDTIMNAYLDSESRMKSVFLSAGMDLERHMIYVGWATKNAIETLQRLHELDKTEMLSSELIDNTEEETGTSAESFGSIDSTKSEEVPRPLAHALEVAGCIKTGDIVIVPKEGDASVEEQNGFHDSNIVVEAKRTCVEVEGNQSDP; translated from the exons ATGGACGCTGTTGTTACTGCTGTTGCTGCTTCTTCGACTTCAAGGTTTCGGTTCCCTGCTGATGACGATTCAAGCGATGATCATTCCGCTGTTGACTTTTCGTCCGTCTCCAGTGAATTTGATGCTGATACACAGCTCCACTCCATGACTGCTAAG gGAATTACTCACCTTTGTTCAGAACTCCTTGAGTTGAAAAGAGAGTCTGAGGAAGATTTTCAGAAAATCATCGTCACAAGTTATTCAGCATTTATTGG GATATTTGAAGGGACAAAAAATCTAGAGAGTGACTTATTGCAACTGAAGTATCAGGTTGCAAAGCAGAGAGGGCTCATAAAAGACCTTACAAATGGTGTTTTTCTAAAGTTTCTTGCAGAGGAGAGGATAGAATCAAATCTTGAAGACAGTTTACCAGATTATATATCTTTGTGCAGCATTATTGATGCTCACACAACCGAGATTTCTGAAATTCTGGATGATCTTCTTTCGGAACATAAATTGGATGAAGCTATTTCTTTCTTGGAGAAGGAAGCTGAGTTCTTCAAAGATCGCCAGATGATGGAGAACCCTTTAACGGATGAACTGATGTGCTATAACTCTAAAATATCAGAGAAGACATCCATGATTGCAGATCAGTTGACACTAGTAGCTAAAAATCCTCGCATTTCTGCACCTGAACTGCAGAAAGCATTGGTTGGACTCCGTAGAATTGGTGAAAGTGATCTTGCAACTCAATTGTTGCTTAAGTATTATCATTCACGTATTGCAGCTGTCACACATGGTTTGTTTTTTTTGAAGTCCTATACACGTGAAGTATATCTCCGAGAAGTCTCGAAGTTTTTATTTTCCATGATCTCCCAAGCAGTTAAAAGTTTCACCCTCTTGCATGGCGAGAATTCTCCTTATGAGTCGGAATTACATCGATGGGTAATGGAACAATCTGCAATTTTTTCAGTCTGTTTCAATAATTATGTTATATCCATGGTAGAGCCAAGTACTGGCCTATCAACTGCAGTGGAGGCTGTACAATCCACAATGGCTTATTGCTCTTTGTTAGAGGCACAGGGAATTGAATTGCAATCATATTTTATAGAGAATCTCCGTCCCTGCATACGAGAGGTCTTCCAGATCCATATACAACACTTTAAGAAAGTGATCGGTATCTTCGCCTCATCTGAGACTTGGGTTCTGGGAAAATATTTAGTATCAGGAATTCTATCTCCTGATAGTTTTTCCACCAGCAGTGGCCAGCTGTCAGAATATTGTCTGCTTGCCAACAGTGGTCGGAAGTTCATAACACTAAATCAG GCTATACTTGAAGAAGTTTTTCCTCTAATCCAACTACATATGGAAGGCTTAATTCTGAGAGGCCTTCTGGATCTTTTTGCAGAGTATACTGGTATTCTCGAAAGCGCACTTATGAGTCAGTCTGAAGTTGAGGAAGTCGATTCAAGAATCAATATTGCTGAGTCAGTAGAACAACAAGTTTCTCTTTTATCTAACTTATCAAAACTCGCACAAATCTTTTCCAATATGATTAGGAGGGCGTTCAGTGACAcccaccacttgcagtttgagGTTGATAACTATGAGCTCTTCGTTAATGAGAACTGTGGTCGTCTAAGATCTCAATTCTGCAAGCAGTTAATTCTTAAATCCTGTCCTCTTGAGAGTGGCCATAGATGTAGTCTTCCTCCAGAATGTTACACTGATTTAGAGCCCTCTGCTTCTTACAAG GAATTGTATTTCGCGTTAAGGAATCTAAAAGATCATGCCGATGGTGCTCTTATTGAAATGAATTGGTTAAAGGATCTATTCATTGAGCTGATGGAGATGATGTTTGATACAATTTTGGataaagaagaaattttgaaaatcacTGAAGAGCATTTTCCCAATGAATGTTGTGGCAAGTTTATACAG CTTACTCTTGATATCCACTTTCTCCTTGAAATTGCTAAATGGGGAGGATACTTATCTGATACCATCATGAATGCCTATTTGGATTCTGAATCTCGTATGAAATCCGTATTCCTCTCTGCTGGAATGGATCTTGAAAG GCACATGATCTATGTCGGATGGGCGACAAAGAATGCTATTGAAACCTTGCAGAGATTGCATGAACTTGATAAAACGGAAATGCTTAGCAGTGAGTTAATTGATAATACTGAAGAAGAAACAGGAACATCTGCTGAATCGTTTGGGAGCATTGATTCTACCAAATCAGAAGAGGTGCCAAGGCCCCTGGCTCACGCACTAGAGGTTGCAGGTTGTATCAAGACCGGGGATATAGTTATTGTACCTAAGGAAGGTGATGCTAGTGTTGAAGAACAAAATGGCTTTCATGATAGTAATATCGTTGTTGAAGCGAAACGGACTTGTGTTGAAGTCGAAGGAAACCAAAGCGATCCATAG